A stretch of the Aegilops tauschii subsp. strangulata cultivar AL8/78 chromosome 4, Aet v6.0, whole genome shotgun sequence genome encodes the following:
- the LOC123493509 gene encoding uncharacterized protein, whose amino-acid sequence MGRFRGLLLVAGLLSALLPAVVAAVGPQPGAPCEPTLLAAQVALFCAPGMATAQCCDPVVFAVDLGGGDPCLCRVAAEPQLAMAGLDADHLLALYRSCGGLLPGVAHLSSAACEGPAPPAAVVSSPPPPPPSPAPRRNQAAHDAPLPPPPSSEKPSFPPPQQHDGATSHTMAVPIQAAATSPLAGPVSATQRKQPAGTSLLHYINIELCAGQ is encoded by the exons ATGGGGAGATTCCGCGGCCTGCTGCTGGTGGCGGGCCTGCTCTCGGCGCTGCTCCCGGCGGTCGTCGCCGCCGTCGGGCCGCAGCCGGGGGCGCCGTGCGAGCCCACGCTGCTCGCGGCGCAGGTGGCCCTCTTCTGCGCGCCCGGCATGGCGACCGCGCAGTGCTGCGACCCCGTCGTCTTCGCCGTCGACCTCGGGGGAGGCGACCCCTGCCTCTGCCGCGTCGCCGCGGAGCCGCAGCTCGCCATGGCGGGCCTCGACGCCGACCATCTCCTCGCGCTCTACAGATCCTGCGGCGGCCTCCTTCCCGGCGTCGCCCACCTCTCCTCCGCCGCCTGCGAAG GACCCGCTCCCCCGGCCGCCGTCGTCAGCAGCCCCCCACCCCCGCCACCGTCGCCCGCACCTCGCCGCAACCAGGCAGCGC ACGACgcaccgctgccgccgccgccgtcgagcgAAAAGCCGTCGTTCCCGCCGccccagcagcatgacggcgcgACCTCCCACACCATGGCGGTCCCCATCCAGGCGGCGGCTACCTCCCCGCTGGCGGGGCCGGTGTCTGCAACTCAACGCAAGCAGCCAGCGGGTACCTCTCTTCTGCACTATATCAATATCGAACTGTGTGCTGGTCAGTGA
- the LOC109761571 gene encoding uncharacterized protein, which yields MGESTYLKTIVKFSQVVVEVFGPEYLREPNVQDMEKLLAIGEARGFPGILGSIACMHWQWNNCPKGLRGMYQGHIREATIILEAVASHDLWIWHAFFGMSGYHIDINVLQRSPIFRRLCNGESSPCNYNMGYYLVDGIYPQWVAFVKTISESRSRKQIHFATMQEAARKDVERAFGVLQAHWGIVWSAAMMWESETFWQLMTCYVILHNMIVEDEGDGVAQPHDFEAPGEQVEIPEGQDAARLMNSLQMHQNLRDQQVHTQLLNDLVEHVWTNNGNQEANA from the coding sequence ATGGGGGAGAGCACGTACTTGAAGACTATTGTCAAGTTTTCCCAAGTCGTGGTGGAGGTGTTTGGACCTGAGTATCtcagagaaccaaatgtgcaggaCATGGAGAAGTTGTTGGCTATTGGAGAGGCAAGGGGGTTTCCAGGAATTCTTGGATCAATTGCTTGCATGCATTGGCAATGGAATAACTGCCCCAAAGGTTTGCGGGGAATGTATCAAGGTCACATCAGAGAGGCCACCATCATACTAGAAGCGGTGGCATCACATGACTTAtggatttggcatgctttctttggaATGTCGGGTTATCACATTGACATCAACGTGCTTCAACGATCTCCGATTTTCAGAAGGCTTTGCAATGGGGAATCATCGCCGTGCAACTACAACATGGGATACTATCTTGTCGATGGTATCTATCCTCAATGGGTGGCGTTTGTGAAGACCATATCCGAGTCGCGCAGCAGGAAACAGATCCACTTTGCAACAATGCAGGAAGCGGCTAGGAAGGATGTGGAGAGGGCATTTGGTGTGCTTCAAGCTCATTGGGGAATTGTGTGGAGCGCTGCAATGATGTGGGAATCAGAAACTTTTTGGCAATTGATGACATGTTATGTTATTCTGCACAATATGATTGTCGAGGATGAGGGTGATGGTGTAGCCCAACCCCATGATTTCGAAGCACCTGGAGAACAAGTTGAAATCCCAGAAGGTCAAGATGCGGCTCGGCTGATGAACTCTCTGCAGATGCATCAGAATCTTCGAGATCAACAGGTGCACACGCAACTACTCAATGATCTTGTGGAGCACGTGTGGACCAACAATGGCAACCAAGAAGCCAATGCTTGA